A DNA window from Bacteroides cellulosilyticus contains the following coding sequences:
- a CDS encoding GNAT family N-acetyltransferase, which yields MRVHHIAIWTFRLEELRNFYIRYFSGKSNEKYINPKKGFESYFIYFDEGPSLELMSRTDVQNTLIEENRLGLTHFALAFQSKEDVLKTTEQLRADGYTIAGEPRTSGDGYFESVILDPDGNRVECVYRKEETSEEPDAPIETERLLLRPFVESDAEALFACCRNPNIGNNAGWQPHASLEESREVLRSVFLSQKGVWAITLKDNGQLIGSIGIIADPRRENPQVRMLGYWLDEAQWGKGYMTEAVKAVLNYGFGTLKLSLITANCYPHNERSQQVLKRQGFVHEGTLHQAEVTYDGHVYDHQCYYLTNPKHQK from the coding sequence ATGAGAGTACATCACATCGCCATCTGGACCTTCCGCCTGGAGGAATTAAGGAACTTCTATATCCGGTATTTTAGCGGAAAGAGCAACGAAAAATATATCAACCCCAAGAAAGGTTTCGAATCATACTTCATCTACTTTGATGAAGGTCCGTCATTAGAATTAATGAGCCGCACGGACGTGCAAAACACTCTGATAGAAGAAAACAGGTTAGGTCTCACCCACTTCGCCCTTGCCTTTCAAAGCAAAGAGGACGTACTCAAGACTACGGAACAACTCCGGGCAGACGGTTATACCATAGCCGGAGAACCGCGCACTTCAGGCGATGGTTATTTCGAAAGCGTCATACTTGATCCTGACGGAAACCGCGTAGAATGTGTCTATCGGAAAGAAGAAACTTCGGAAGAACCCGACGCCCCAATTGAAACGGAACGGTTGCTACTACGCCCCTTCGTGGAGAGCGATGCAGAGGCCCTCTTTGCCTGTTGCCGAAACCCCAACATAGGAAACAATGCGGGTTGGCAACCTCACGCAAGCCTGGAGGAATCACGGGAAGTACTTCGCTCCGTATTCTTATCCCAGAAAGGGGTATGGGCCATTACCCTGAAAGACAACGGGCAATTGATTGGCTCCATCGGCATCATCGCCGACCCTAGACGCGAAAACCCGCAAGTACGTATGCTGGGATATTGGCTCGACGAGGCTCAATGGGGAAAAGGCTATATGACGGAGGCGGTAAAAGCGGTACTAAACTACGGTTTCGGCACGCTAAAACTAAGTCTTATCACCGCTAACTGTTACCCCCATAACGAGCGCTCTCAACAAGTATTGAAACGCCAGGGCTTTGTGCATGAGGGTACGCTTCATCAGGCCGAAGTGACTTATGACGGACATGTATATGACCATCAATGCTATTACCTGACAAATCCGAAACATCAAAAATGA
- a CDS encoding glycine zipper family protein has translation MKKLISMHFIGILALAILCSGCSTNRMAAGDPGAVLAGAAIGGNVGGAIGGLIGENNRGWRGGYRGSAIGTIVGTIAGAAIANAATAPKQTEEYSYRVERTQPTYNSRPEARPSAINNLKIRNIRFIDDSRDHVINAGENCKVVFEIMNEGNRTAFNVVPVVAEVTGMKHIYISPSVMIEQIAPREGVKYTANISAGERIKTGEVIFRIAVADENGEEYDWQEFSLPTQR, from the coding sequence ATGAAGAAACTGATTAGCATGCATTTTATAGGGATATTGGCATTAGCCATATTGTGTAGCGGATGTAGCACCAACCGCATGGCGGCGGGTGACCCGGGCGCCGTATTGGCGGGAGCCGCCATCGGAGGCAATGTAGGAGGCGCCATCGGCGGGCTGATAGGCGAGAACAACCGAGGATGGAGAGGAGGTTACCGTGGTTCTGCCATCGGCACTATTGTGGGAACCATTGCCGGAGCCGCCATTGCCAATGCCGCCACCGCCCCCAAACAAACGGAAGAATACAGCTACCGGGTAGAGAGAACCCAGCCCACCTATAATTCCCGACCGGAAGCGCGCCCCTCCGCCATCAACAACCTGAAGATACGCAATATACGTTTCATTGACGATAGCCGCGACCACGTAATCAATGCGGGTGAGAATTGCAAAGTCGTCTTCGAAATTATGAACGAGGGAAACAGGACCGCCTTCAACGTGGTGCCGGTAGTGGCGGAAGTCACGGGCATGAAGCACATCTATATCTCGCCATCCGTCATGATAGAACAAATCGCTCCCCGCGAAGGCGTGAAATACACCGCCAACATCAGCGCCGGAGAACGGATAAAGACGGGAGAAGTCATCTTCCGCATTGCCGTAGCCGACGAGAACGGAGAGGAATATGACTGGCAAGAGTTTTCATTGCCCACCCAACGATGA
- a CDS encoding sensor histidine kinase encodes MTKSKESLSVFLLQFLERLNGHESIERKITKSLIDICNYYGFKKGFVYQTDGFRYFFLKETIGNEGGTLRSRFEMGEMTTQHSDRIEAGKKPFYTRKGGNISLSDMDILDFYGVDSLLIRQFEDSEGKIIGFIGFADREEASIPFAEDELQMIHLILGSLSKEIAVREYKEREVRASNTLGSIMNNMGVDIYVNSFDSHDMLYANASMAAPYGGIRHFEGKKCWQALYTDKTGECEFCPKRHLIDENGQPTRVYSWDYQRPFDKCWFRVFSAAFPWIDGQMAHVITSVDIDHQKKIEEELRIAKEKAENLDRLKSAFLANMSHEIRTPLNAIVGFASMLVEEDDKKERQGYIEIMQENTELLLQLISDILDLSKIEAGTLDFNMGYLNIKDFCEDILRGYEIKEDKPVPVLLASNLPDYRIYTDKKRLMQVVTNFINNALKFTSEGQITLEYHFKEDTNEIEFSVTDTGIGIAPDAVGQVFDRFVKLNTFSKGTGLGLSICRSIIEHLGGTIGLESEVGVGSRFWFTHPCAESA; translated from the coding sequence ATGACCAAAAGCAAGGAAAGTTTAAGTGTATTTCTACTTCAGTTTTTAGAACGGTTGAATGGCCATGAATCTATTGAAAGGAAAATCACGAAGTCGTTGATAGACATTTGTAATTACTATGGATTCAAGAAAGGGTTTGTTTATCAAACGGATGGCTTCCGCTATTTCTTTTTGAAGGAAACCATCGGAAATGAAGGTGGCACCCTGAGGTCTCGTTTTGAAATGGGAGAGATGACCACACAACATTCTGATCGTATAGAGGCTGGAAAGAAACCCTTTTATACACGTAAGGGTGGGAATATATCTTTGTCCGATATGGATATTCTGGATTTTTATGGAGTGGATTCTTTGCTAATCAGGCAATTCGAAGATTCCGAAGGCAAGATTATCGGATTTATCGGGTTTGCGGATAGGGAAGAAGCCTCGATACCTTTCGCCGAAGACGAGCTCCAGATGATTCATCTGATATTGGGCTCGCTCTCCAAGGAAATAGCGGTCAGGGAATATAAGGAAAGAGAAGTGCGGGCAAGCAACACGCTGGGTAGCATTATGAACAATATGGGAGTGGACATTTATGTGAACTCTTTCGATTCTCATGATATGCTATATGCCAATGCGTCTATGGCCGCCCCGTATGGCGGCATCAGGCATTTTGAGGGGAAGAAGTGCTGGCAAGCGCTCTACACCGATAAAACGGGCGAGTGTGAGTTCTGCCCTAAAAGGCACTTGATTGATGAAAACGGCCAGCCCACCAGGGTTTACTCCTGGGACTATCAACGCCCGTTCGACAAATGCTGGTTTCGCGTGTTCAGTGCCGCATTCCCCTGGATAGACGGACAGATGGCGCACGTCATCACCAGTGTCGACATCGACCATCAGAAAAAGATAGAAGAAGAATTAAGGATAGCCAAGGAGAAGGCGGAGAATCTGGACCGCCTGAAGTCGGCTTTCCTGGCCAATATGAGTCATGAAATCCGTACTCCGTTGAATGCGATTGTTGGTTTTGCAAGTATGCTCGTTGAGGAAGATGACAAGAAAGAACGTCAGGGGTATATTGAAATCATGCAGGAGAACACAGAGTTGCTCTTGCAATTGATATCCGATATTCTGGATTTGTCGAAGATAGAGGCGGGGACGCTCGACTTCAATATGGGGTATCTGAACATCAAAGACTTTTGTGAAGACATACTTCGCGGTTATGAAATCAAGGAAGATAAGCCCGTGCCCGTATTGCTGGCTTCTAATTTGCCCGATTATCGTATTTATACAGATAAGAAGCGTTTGATGCAGGTTGTCACTAACTTTATCAATAACGCCCTTAAGTTTACGAGCGAAGGGCAAATCACTCTTGAGTATCACTTTAAGGAGGATACCAATGAGATAGAATTCTCCGTAACAGATACGGGTATTGGTATTGCTCCGGATGCGGTGGGGCAGGTGTTCGACCGCTTTGTGAAACTTAATACTTTTTCCAAAGGCACCGGTCTGGGATTATCCATCTGCCGGAGTATTATCGAGCATCTTGGCGGCACTATCGGGCTTGAGTCTGAGGTAGGCGTCGGTAGCCGTTTCTGGTTTACGCATCCTTGTGCCGAGTCGGCATAA
- a CDS encoding MBL fold metallo-hydrolase, which yields MKNKTWRYWVVASIVLLLVGCGGGAKKQTNEEVSMDSTTMACDGLKTLQLDGVKVTWIQDNAKERLMERTLFADASDELIDSLKLADGIPSSMSTFLVETDGVRILFDTGMGAPDSRLLSGLASLGVTPADIKYLYLTHFHGDHIGGMMKGDSIVFPNAEVYASKVEYDAWLKMPSDRNAQVVKTMNAYKDRLHLFEFGETLPGNVVTMNAEGHTPGHTVYQAGKLLVIADLIHGAALQLEHPEICAAYDMDKDAAVKSRKHFLWYAKENGLTMAGMHLPPPGFK from the coding sequence ATGAAGAACAAAACATGGAGATATTGGGTTGTTGCATCAATTGTATTGTTGCTGGTAGGTTGTGGCGGCGGTGCAAAGAAACAAACTAATGAGGAAGTAAGTATGGATAGTACAACTATGGCATGTGACGGTTTGAAAACCTTACAACTGGATGGAGTGAAGGTCACCTGGATACAGGATAATGCAAAAGAGCGTCTTATGGAGAGGACGCTTTTCGCCGATGCCAGTGATGAGCTGATAGATAGCTTGAAGTTGGCGGATGGGATACCTTCGTCCATGAGCACTTTTCTGGTAGAAACGGATGGTGTCCGGATTTTGTTTGATACGGGAATGGGAGCGCCGGATAGCCGTCTATTGTCGGGGTTGGCCTCTTTGGGAGTAACCCCCGCTGATATCAAGTATCTGTATCTCACTCACTTCCACGGTGACCACATCGGAGGGATGATGAAGGGAGATAGCATTGTCTTCCCTAATGCCGAGGTGTATGCATCGAAAGTGGAGTATGATGCCTGGCTCAAGATGCCTTCCGATAGGAATGCGCAAGTGGTGAAGACCATGAACGCTTATAAGGATCGTTTACACTTGTTTGAATTTGGTGAAACCTTGCCGGGGAATGTGGTTACCATGAATGCGGAAGGGCACACTCCCGGCCATACGGTGTACCAGGCGGGCAAGCTATTGGTGATAGCCGATTTGATTCACGGAGCCGCCCTTCAATTGGAACATCCCGAAATCTGTGCTGCGTATGATATGGATAAGGATGCGGCGGTGAAGTCACGTAAACACTTCCTCTGGTATGCCAAGGAAAATGGATTGACAATGGCGGGAATGCATTTGCCGCCTCCGGGGTTTAAATAG
- a CDS encoding DEAD/DEAH box helicase codes for MTFKQMNISEPVCRALLEKNYSTPTLIQEQAIPEALTGRDLLGLAQTGTGKTAAFAVPIIEQLLAAPMPQRKGAPRSIRALILTPTRELAIQIDESLADYTRYTTLRHTVIFGGVKQKSQTDELRAGTDILTATPGRLLDLMSQGFIRLDDVRHFVLDEADRMLDMGFIHDVKRLLPKLPPKKQTLFFSATMPDSIDRLAKSLLHNPARVEVTPASSVVEIISQSVYRVEKPQKKELLAQLLLGEAGHQVLVFSRTKHGADNIARYLSRRGIACESIHGDKSQNARQRALSNFKEGRSNVIIATDIAARGIDIKGLDLVLNFDLPDVPETYVHRIGRTGRAGCEGRAIAFCSSEEAPMLREIEKLTGIKLVQQKHNLPSLGEPAASPTTSSTQNIAPKSQSRTQGGRPQNNRRREDRKRPVEPTGSTQKAVVSAEKPKRNNNRPERPRPVQQSGQKKSGSGKPEPSPKSPAKLRSRYENYD; via the coding sequence ATGACATTTAAACAGATGAATATTTCGGAGCCGGTGTGCCGTGCGCTCCTCGAAAAAAACTATTCTACCCCCACACTTATCCAAGAACAAGCTATACCCGAAGCCCTGACCGGCCGTGATTTGTTGGGACTGGCGCAAACCGGAACCGGCAAAACCGCCGCTTTCGCCGTACCCATCATCGAGCAATTGCTTGCCGCCCCTATGCCCCAACGCAAAGGTGCTCCGCGTAGCATCCGTGCGCTTATCCTGACCCCAACCCGGGAGTTGGCGATTCAGATTGATGAATCGTTGGCGGACTATACACGCTATACGACCTTGCGCCACACGGTTATCTTCGGCGGAGTGAAACAAAAGTCGCAAACCGATGAGCTTCGTGCCGGGACGGACATCCTGACGGCTACTCCCGGACGTTTGCTCGACCTGATGTCGCAAGGCTTTATCCGCCTCGACGATGTTCGCCACTTCGTTCTTGATGAGGCCGACCGTATGCTCGACATGGGATTTATCCATGACGTCAAACGCCTCTTGCCCAAGCTCCCGCCCAAGAAGCAAACCCTTTTCTTCTCGGCCACCATGCCCGATAGTATCGACCGTCTTGCCAAGAGTTTGTTGCACAATCCGGCGCGTGTGGAAGTAACTCCGGCATCCAGTGTTGTGGAGATTATCAGCCAGTCCGTCTACCGGGTAGAGAAACCTCAGAAGAAAGAATTATTGGCTCAATTGTTGCTCGGAGAGGCAGGCCATCAGGTGCTGGTTTTCTCCCGTACCAAGCATGGAGCGGATAACATTGCCCGCTACCTGTCTCGTCGTGGCATTGCTTGCGAAAGCATACATGGAGACAAGTCACAGAATGCCCGCCAACGTGCGTTGAGCAACTTTAAGGAAGGGCGTTCCAATGTGATTATTGCTACGGATATTGCTGCTCGGGGCATCGATATAAAAGGTCTGGACCTGGTTCTCAATTTTGATTTGCCCGACGTTCCGGAGACCTACGTGCACCGTATCGGACGTACGGGACGTGCGGGTTGCGAAGGACGTGCCATTGCTTTTTGCTCAAGCGAAGAAGCCCCCATGTTACGTGAGATAGAGAAACTTACGGGTATAAAGCTGGTGCAACAAAAGCACAATTTGCCTTCTTTGGGAGAGCCTGCCGCTTCTCCTACTACTTCTTCTACCCAAAACATTGCACCCAAATCGCAAAGCCGCACTCAGGGAGGAAGACCTCAGAACAATAGGAGGCGGGAGGACAGAAAGAGACCGGTCGAACCAACCGGAAGCACTCAAAAGGCGGTGGTATCTGCCGAAAAGCCCAAGCGGAATAATAACCGTCCCGAAAGACCTCGACCTGTCCAGCAATCCGGGCAAAAGAAGTCGGGTTCAGGGAAGCCGGAGCCGTCACCTAAAAGTCCGGCAAAGTTGCGTTCGCGCTACGAAAACTATGATTGA
- a CDS encoding sensor histidine kinase: MKKRYRILKRVSVILILLALFTKMHAQKVQYTQCHHILTHSYEQLLPVYKNLNKILNTEINAEETSQEDYTIIKIPFRIEHHKTLLIGIFTLGAFAICFFILYPLFLYFRESKRKRATQRELIREKELLSLSLEKSDIYAWKYVESTNTFSCDKEFFEHLDMPFRTFTLQEMTEAIHPEDRTDVLTTFYRVKSQEDSKAHTQCRCNFNGKGYIWYELRYVNPTKAMAETASIIGLVTNVQHFKDKEEELMKAKDLAIEAELKQSFLANMSHEIRTPLNAIVGFSNLLVSEDDLSDDEKADFINTINSNCELLLKLINDILELSRIESGKMAFSFSTCNLNSWIDNMYMTHSLLIPKEIEFIKEVPDATFFIHTDVNRLSQIITNFLNNAAKFTKSGFIKLGYEIDFSNYEISIYVEDTGKGIPKEEQRMIFERFYKQDEFVQGTGLGLSISMVIAEKLGGKISVSSEAGKGSRFTFTLPYHNESEELFSVG; encoded by the coding sequence ATGAAAAAACGATATCGGATACTCAAAAGGGTATCTGTCATTTTAATTCTCCTTGCTCTATTCACAAAGATGCATGCGCAAAAAGTGCAATATACCCAATGCCACCACATCCTCACACACTCTTACGAACAGTTGTTACCCGTTTACAAGAACCTTAATAAGATTCTGAATACAGAAATCAATGCAGAAGAGACTTCGCAGGAGGACTACACCATAATCAAAATACCTTTCCGCATCGAGCATCACAAAACTCTACTTATCGGTATTTTTACCCTGGGCGCCTTTGCCATTTGTTTTTTCATCCTATATCCGTTGTTCCTCTATTTCAGGGAGTCAAAACGGAAACGTGCCACCCAAAGGGAATTAATCAGGGAAAAGGAATTGCTATCATTATCACTTGAAAAGAGCGATATCTATGCCTGGAAATATGTGGAATCCACCAACACCTTCTCATGCGATAAAGAATTCTTTGAGCATCTGGACATGCCTTTCCGCACGTTCACTCTACAAGAGATGACCGAGGCCATACACCCGGAAGACCGAACGGATGTGCTGACCACCTTCTACCGGGTAAAGAGCCAGGAAGATTCAAAAGCACATACTCAATGCCGGTGCAACTTCAATGGCAAAGGGTACATCTGGTACGAACTTCGCTATGTCAACCCCACGAAAGCCATGGCGGAAACCGCCTCCATCATAGGGTTGGTGACTAATGTGCAACACTTCAAAGATAAAGAAGAAGAGTTGATGAAGGCCAAAGACCTGGCGATAGAGGCAGAACTTAAGCAATCATTCCTCGCCAATATGAGCCATGAGATACGCACACCGCTCAATGCAATCGTAGGCTTCTCCAACCTGTTGGTCAGTGAAGATGACTTGTCCGATGACGAGAAAGCGGACTTTATCAATACCATCAATAGCAATTGCGAACTTCTTCTAAAACTCATAAACGACATATTGGAATTATCTCGTATCGAATCCGGCAAAATGGCTTTCTCCTTTTCAACTTGCAACCTGAATAGCTGGATTGACAATATGTACATGACTCATTCCTTATTGATACCCAAGGAGATTGAGTTCATAAAAGAAGTGCCCGATGCCACCTTCTTCATCCATACGGACGTGAACCGGCTTAGTCAGATCATTACCAATTTCCTGAACAATGCTGCCAAATTCACCAAGTCGGGATTCATAAAACTGGGATATGAGATAGACTTCTCGAACTATGAAATTTCCATCTATGTGGAAGATACCGGAAAAGGCATTCCGAAAGAAGAACAACGGATGATATTCGAACGTTTCTACAAGCAAGACGAATTTGTTCAGGGCACCGGCCTGGGGCTTTCCATAAGCATGGTCATAGCTGAAAAACTGGGTGGAAAAATCTCCGTTAGCTCCGAGGCCGGAAAGGGAAGCCGGTTCACCTTCACCCTACCCTACCATAATGAGAGTGAAGAACTTTTCTCCGTCGGATAA
- a CDS encoding condensin complex protein MksE: MKYTEEIFNILSKGGFISSNSISTQVKRYYDAIEEDLPDYYEYYQGIGLYLEGGDGYYHFTRKEAKVDLERKLEAALKWIDYMSFLKTYHSAFGPGFLFRAADIEIQIGCDMELKEKASKLFSDKKKHEEVVAKLINELEKMGFIEKENEVDGTYKVLTAFHYMEELIDCITISEEVQDEIPE; this comes from the coding sequence ATGAAATATACCGAAGAGATTTTCAATATACTTAGTAAAGGAGGGTTTATTTCCTCGAACAGTATTTCCACTCAGGTGAAGCGTTATTATGATGCTATTGAAGAGGACTTACCCGATTATTATGAATATTATCAGGGAATCGGACTTTATCTGGAAGGGGGAGACGGTTACTATCATTTTACGCGCAAAGAGGCGAAAGTGGATTTGGAGCGCAAATTGGAGGCTGCCTTGAAATGGATTGATTATATGAGTTTCTTGAAAACCTATCATTCGGCTTTCGGTCCCGGATTCCTGTTTCGTGCGGCTGATATTGAAATTCAGATCGGTTGTGATATGGAGTTGAAGGAGAAAGCTTCCAAACTGTTCTCCGACAAAAAGAAGCATGAGGAAGTAGTGGCTAAACTGATTAATGAACTGGAAAAGATGGGATTTATAGAAAAGGAAAATGAAGTGGACGGGACATACAAAGTGCTGACTGCTTTCCATTATATGGAAGAATTGATTGACTGTATCACTATATCGGAGGAGGTGCAAGATGAGATACCTGAATAA